A genomic stretch from Solanum stenotomum isolate F172 chromosome 8, ASM1918654v1, whole genome shotgun sequence includes:
- the LOC125872580 gene encoding phosphoglucan phosphatase LSF2, chloroplastic produces the protein MRAFWNSTCLSPVQNNPLLFSRSSKKYANSLCNFTNKSFQISCKFPESEVKENHARSSSNKKMEEYNLAMKRMMRNPYEYHHELGMNYTLITEDLIVGSQPQKIEDIDYLKEEENVAFILNLQQDEDIEFWGIDLQSIVTRCSELGIHHMRRPARDFDPDSLRSVLPKAVSSLEWAISEGKGRVYVHCTAGLGRAPAVSIAYMFWFCGMDLNTAYDTLVSKRPCGPNKRSIQGATYDLAKNDQCKEPFENLPDYAFADVADWERKLIQDRVRALRDT, from the exons ATGAGAGCTTTCTGGAACTCCACCTGCTTGTCCCCAGTTCAAAATAATCCATTGTTGTTCTCTCGTTCAAGCAAGAAATATGCGAATTCCTTATGCAATTTCACCAACAAATCCTTCCAGATTTCTTGCAAATTTCCAGAAAGTGAAGTTAAAGAGAACCATGCTAGATCCAGTAGCAATAAGAAGATGGAGGAATACAACTTAGCTATGAAGAGAATGATGAGGAATCCTTATGAATATCACCATGAACTTG GAATGAACTACACATTGATAACAGAAGATCTAATTGTTGGCTCCCAGCCTCAGAAAATTGAAGATATAGATTATTTGAAGGAAGAGGAGAACGTAGCTTTTATACTAAACTTGCAGCAGGACGAAGATATTGAGTTTTGGGGAATAGACCTCCAGTCTATCGTTACAAGATGTTCAGAACTTGGAATTCATCACATGAGAAGGCCT GCAAGAGATTTTGATCCAGATTCCCTGAGGAGTGTATTACCTAAAGCTGTTTCATCACTGGAGTGGGCGATTTCAGAAGGAAAAGGAAGAGTGTATGTACATTGCACTGCTGGATTGGGAAGGGCCCCTGCTGTTTCAATTGCTTATATGTTCTGGTTCTGTGGGATGGAT CTAAATACAGCTTATGATACACTCGTTTCAAAGAGACCCTGTGGGCCCAACAAAAGGTCAATACAGGGAGCTACTTATGATTTGGCTAAAAATGATCAGTGCAAGGAGCCCTTTGAGAATCTGCCAGATTATGCCTTTGCGGATGTAGCAGATTGGGAGAGGAAACTGATTCAAGATCGTGTGCGTGCCCTTCGTGACACTTAA